From Theileria orientalis strain Shintoku DNA, chromosome 4, complete genome, the proteins below share one genomic window:
- a CDS encoding uncharacterized protein (protein of unknown function DUF529 repeat containing protein) encodes MIYITLLFVWLNAAVCNNVIEKRNVDLKVKWDNPGVDYYEADFDNVFYSYYKPKKENEIKSISESLQLIWVSPDLNVSCKYALVAYKNIDPHLVYLLLTEGDDIAEEYYQKIGVYWRKIDERNYKEAVEFLKYGAEYRPVTLFLSNQDNTPSYYVQNFEGTRPYRFFCLRYGYGARRVFYKGEIWASQDEDERCVAVWAYKTDGVSIQYVKLLTTKGNGVSDVLEFTYSNNKWRQCVPGEHYANSPNVDYLENFVHPEYANLDKKAEIKFPAFEMEIAQEKYVYNNDPELLFIDKSIVNSHGMLYRECMDDVVYYHYHPKSPDAVKRILDSSEKVWSAYGSETCSYALIAFEGDNPVLAYLYLKVEGETRSLFLRKGPEGWERSDLKKYAEKVEMIKSDHKFVEYHRLDLYSSFNNKYYDISMGRGYVTYLANYGVRIAAVSYISQEIWTSEKGERCVGVWAYENGFYYMLKLLIAHKGKSELLMFYRIDNLFRRVDAIQMEKAPGGEKEYYLEVEGTRHYIPEERVRACVDGPRWFYYPDYEFTPKIRELYGSYPMDEYEHIYSDYADIFGPEANEYMAQVTCPLYQTGPATEVDIADLDKTVASSTEAVYEGVLEMKLIEPLPGTYFSKIAENRDVMYSQPSIADASVGVAVYTVEGKNVLADVMLAASRPASIHLEKVGGEWKYISGKKFEERLLKLKEDGRKVGDKV; translated from the coding sequence atgatataCATAACACTGTTGTTTGTATGGCTCAACGCGGCCGTTTGTAACAATGTAATAGAAAAAAGAAACGTGGATTTAAAGGTAAAATGGGATAATCCAGGAGTAGATTACTACGAAGCAGATTTCGATAATGTGTTCTACTCATACTATAAACcgaagaaggaaaatgaGATAAAGTCCATTTCAGAATCATTGCAGTTAATATGGGTGTCACCAGATCTAAATGTGAGCTGTAAATACGCACTAGTAGCGTACAAAAACATAGACCCACACCTGGTGTACCTGCTGTTGACCGAAGGAGATGACATCGCGGAGGAGTATTACCAAAAAATAGGGGTGTACTGGAGGAAGATTGACGAGAGGAACTACAAGGAGGCGGTAGAGTTCCTCAAATACGGAGCAGAGTACCGCCCAGTGACACTGTTCCTGTCCAACCAGGACAACACGCCCTCCTACTACGTGCAGAACTTCGAGGGAACCAGGCCCTACAGGTTCTTCTGCCTCAGGTACGGCTACGGAGCACGAAGAGTCTTCTACAAGGGGGAGATATGGGCCTCGCAGGACGAAGACGAAAGGTGTGTAGCAGTCTGGGCGTACAAGACGGACGGAGTGAGCATCCAGTacgtgaagctgctgacgaCGAAGGGCAACGGAGTCTCGGACGTGCTGGAGTTCACgtacagcaacaacaaGTGGCGCCAGTGCGTTCCGGGAGAACACTACGCAAACTCGCCGAACGTCGACTACCTGGAGAACTTCGTGCACCCGGAGTACGCGAACCTGGACAAGAAGGCGGAGATTAAGTTCCCGGCATTCGAAATGGAGATCGCGCAGGAGAAGTACGTCTACAACAACGACCCGGAGCTGCTCTTCATAGACAAGAGCATCGTGAACAGCCACGGTATGCTCTACAGAGAGTGCATGGACGACGTGGTgtactaccactaccaccCGAAGTCGCCTGACGCGGTGAAGAGAATACTGGACTCCTCGGAAAAGGTGTGGAGCGCATACGGAAGTGAGACGTGCTCATACGCGTTGATAGCGTTCGAGGGGGATAATCCGGTGCTGGCGTACCTGTACCTGAAGGTGGAGGGGGAAACGAGGAGCCTGTTCCTGCGCAAGGGCCCTGAGGGCTGGGAGAGGtcggacctgaagaagtacGCGGAAAAGGTGGAAATGATAAAGTCCGACCACAAGTTCGTCGAGTACCACAGGCTCGACCTCTACTCGAGCTTCAACAACAAGTACTACGACATCTCCATGGGCAGGGGCTACGTGACGTACCTGGCGAACTACGGAGTGCGCATAGCCGCAGTGTCCTACATATCGCAGGAGATATGGACGAGCGAGAAGGGAGAAAGGTGCGTGGGAGTCTGGGCATACGAAAACGGCTTCTACTAcatgctgaagctgctgatcGCGCACAAGGGCAAGTCGGAGCTGCTGATGTTCTACCGCATAGACAACCTGTTCAGGAGGGTGGATGCGATTCAGATGGAGAAGGCGCCAGGGGGAGAGAAGGAGTACTACCTCGAAGTGGAAGGAACGCGCCACTACATACCGGAGGAACGCGTGAGGGCCTGCGTAGACGGGCCCAGGTGGTTCTACTACCCGGATTACGAGTTCACGCCGAAGATAAGGGAGCTCTACGGCTCGTACCCGATGGACGAGTACGAACACATATACAGCGACTACGCGGACATATTCGGGCCTGAGGCGAACGAGTACATGGCGCAAGTGACCTGCCCGTTGTACCAAACGGGCCCCGCTACGGAAGTGGACATAGCAGACTTGGACAAAACGGTAGCAAGTTCAACTGAGGCAGTATACGAAGGAGTTCTGGAGATGAAGCTGATAGAGCCGCTCCCAGGAACATACTTCTCAAAAATCGCTGAAAACCGAGACGTGATGTACTCACAGCCGTCGATCGCGGACGCCTCGGTGGGAGTGGCAGTGTATACGGTGGAGGGAAAGAACGTGCTGGCCGACGTGATGCTGGCAGCCTCGAGGCCAGCGTCAATACacctggagaaggtggGAGGAGAATGGAAGTACATAAGCGGGAAGAAGTTTGAAGAAAGACTGCTGAAGTTGAAGGAAGATGGGAGGAAGGTCGGAgataaagtttaa
- a CDS encoding uncharacterized protein (protein of unknown function DUF529 repeat containing protein), giving the protein MLLFLIILKEGAQDPSPVKVDLSLDSSKDFTKTYMEFDNASYIVYKGKDDWDIDEVTHGNEVVWTYSHEYGKAKAVIMTYENGSPRLLFVYTPRHAHYKFYYVRVDGKWVRTTYYWYSHRLGLLKTKINHEFRMDIGFLKMTNTFIHYPKTRTKPYDTFLPFNGHAAKSVEYNGIALWTANSDDERAVAVWAYKIRSLHYLVRVLVYDEDKNYTFHDFVKISGAWVDMARTPLGMRPGHRYPDDIMFPEYLLMKANRQIMTGEAPRSADPRDLDATLAMSYDYEYHYRPIPPYLCHKFDFSKDSRSQVVTRDSSVFGKDLKLESYFPQAGHFFGVVTEGPDTIYHRNVDIEASIGVHFYTKDGEPYLADVLVFSPKRPRSEYHVKVNGKWSPVNSGRFFTLLEELRKHQRPKSQTKLSGS; this is encoded by the coding sequence ATGCTGTTGTTTCTGATTATCCTTAAAGAAGGTGCTCAGGACCCATCACCAGTGAAGGTTGACCTCTCTTTGGATTCGTCCAAAGACTTCACAAAAACTTACATGGAATTCGACAACGCGTCGTACATTGTGTACAAGGGGAAGGACGACTGGGACATCGATGAGGTAACGCACGGCAACGAGGTCGTGTGGACCTACTCGCACGAATACGGCAAGGCGAAGGCAGTGATAATGACCTACGAAAACGGCTCGCCCAGGCTCCTCTTCGTGTACACGCCCCGGCACGCCCACTACAAGTTCTACTACGTGCGTGTGGACGGGAAGTGGGTCAGGACCACGTACTATTGGTACTCCCACAGGCTCGggctgctgaagacgaagatCAACCACGAGTTCAGGATGGACATAGGTTTCCTGAAAATGACGAACACGTTCATCCACTACCCAAAGACGCGCACAAAGCCCTACGACACCTTTCTGCCCTTCAACGGCCACGCGGCGAAAAGCGTGGAGTACAACGGAATCGCGCTGTGGACTGCGAACTCTGACGATGAGAGGGCGGTCGCGGTGTGGGCTTACAAGATCCGCTCGTTGCACTACCTCGTGAGGGTGCTCGTCTACGACGAGGACAAGAACTACACGTTCCACGACTTCGTGAAGATCTCGGGGGCCTGGGTGGACATGGCCCGCACGCCGCTTGGCATGAGGCCAGGCCACAGGTACCCCGACGACATCATGTTCCCCGAGTACCTGCTTATGAAGGCGAACAGGCAGATTATGACTGGCGAGGCGCCGCGCTCCGCCGACCCGAGGGATTTGGACGCGACCCTGGCCATGAGCTACGACTACGAGTACCACTACAGGCCCATTCCGCCGTACCTGTGCCACAAATTTGACTTTTCCAAAGACTCGCGCTCTCAGGTTGTCACAAGGGATAGCTCCGTGTTCGGGAAGGATCTGAAGTTGGAGAGCTACTTCCCCCAGGCGGGCCACTTCTTCGGCGTCGTCACTGAGGGCCCCGACACGATTTACCATCGCAACGTTGACATTGAGGCCTCCATCGGCGTCCACTTTTACACCAAGGACGGAGAGCCGTACCTTGCTGACGTGCTCGTCTTCAGCCCCAAGAGGCCGCGCTCAGAGTACCACGTGAAGGTGAACGGCAAGTGGTCGCCTGTGAACAGCGGCAGGTTCTTCACCCTCCTTGAGGAGCTGCGGAAGCACCAGCGGCCGAAGTCACAGACTAAGCTATCGGGCTCATAA
- a CDS encoding 26S proteasome regulatory subunit: MVNDVEMAILSTGEYLAELDSAESVLALLEEKQASCRELGLSQLDKIVDYFWPEVVDNLPLLEDIFQDRSFKARKLAALIISKVYYHLEEYTQALQYALNAGDYFKTGEASEYTNIMLAKAVEEFVRLNSSKYEEGDKFQPEFDSQTLASLESLVQKMMFSSAAAGEESQAMGIALDSRRIDLVLKLFETNKDRNKMLNYTMALLANVYSKTFRDVVYEKLRDILLQSSSLLELNFTNLCMCLYHLNDHERMAALLNDLIVSGNHLKAYQIAYDLVDIGDQKFLKQLQESQLYAKSSMAVERLKYILSGTSTIELYLQFLHRKNHTDLRLLDQIMQLHTSSYEQQAMIIKKTTSVDQRNSIIHNAIVISHALMQAGTCCDTFLRDNLTWLSKANNWSKFTATSSLGVIHKGFSKESIKLLSSYLPSGSGTASYSEGGSLYALGLIHSNHFDAPARDLLLNSLRNEEGEESLHHGAALGLGLVCMGQCDFELYEELKGLMFRNSAVPGQAAAIAIGLLMLGSGSETVVDELYTFSYETQHEKIIRACVLAIAMVVYQREKHADNIINKLCHDNDAIIRYGGMFCYAMAYCGTGSSTAVKHLLYSAVSDVSDDVRRAAVISLGFVLCNTPDQVPKVLKLLSGSYNPHVRYGVTLALGVSCAATASPEATKILQRLSTDRSEFVRQGAFIGWGLVLQQSNYESLCEVNGVRETYLSVIGDKHQDVMARFGAILGLGLMSAGGQNCITSLYTCRGNMRREAVIGFLMFSQMWYWHSFIHFVCMTFQPTCFIGLNEELRVPVGYKVLCTAPPKQFDYIPPINKTSSQDKKDEVTAVLSVSAKRNAWLSHKTKPDVEAEKSDKPTLDDSSSVLSDGKSMRAEISSIAATLGHSSRDSCAGSSVDNTHDVSMASDSGDLSISKMDIYDATLEALKSKHFESFTAQLENPCRMLPRQAPFCNCKDQRYEPVFPDRNYGITLLVDSLPNEPEEYLIYDGGEPEAPPFTPFELTE, translated from the exons atGGTCAACGACGTGGAAATGGCCATCTTATCAACGGGAGAATACCTAGCGGAACTAGATTCTGCAGAAAGTGTGCTGGCTTTGCTGGAGGAAAAGCAAGCTTCCTGCAGAGAGCTGGGCCTGAGCCAGCTGGACAAGATAGTGGACTACTTCTGGCCCGAAGTCGTGGACAACCTGCCGCTCCT GGAGGACATCTTCCAAGATAGGAGCTTCAAGGCGAGAAAGTTGGCAGCGCTGATCATCAGTAAGGTCTATTACCACCTGGAAGAGTACACCCAGGCGCTGCAATACGCACTGAACGCCGGAGATTACTTTAAAACGGGCGAAGCATCAGAGTACACGAACATAATGCTGGCGAAGGCAGTGGAGGAGTTCGTCAGACTCAACAGCTCGAAATACGAGGAGGGCGACAAGTTCCAGCCGGAGTTCGACAGTCAGACACTGG CGTCACTGGAGTCGCTGGTCCAGAAAATGATGTTCAGCAGCGCGGCGGCAGGAGAGGAGTCGCAGGCAATGGGCATAGCGCTGGACAGCAGGAGAATCGACCTGGTGCTTAAGCTGTTCGAAACGAACAAAGATCGCAACAAAATGCTCAACTACACGATGGCGCTGCTGGCGAACGTGTACAGCAAGACCTTCAGGGACGTGGTCTACGAGAAGCTCAGAGACATCCTGCTGCAGTCGAGCAGCCTGCTGGAGCTCAACTTCACGAACCTCTGCATGTGCCTCTACCACCTGAACGACCACGAGAGGATGGCGGCGCTGCTTAACGACCTGATCGTCAGCGGGAATCACCTGAAGGCGTACCAGATCGCGTACGACCTCGTGGACATCGGAGATCAGAAGTTCCTGAAGCAGCTGCAGGAGTCGCAGCTGTACGCGAAAAGCAGCATGGCAGTGGAGCGGCTGAAGTACATACTGTCAGGGACGAGCACTATTGAGCTGTACCTGCAGTTCCTGCACAGAAAAAATCACACTGATCTGAGGCTGCTGGACCAGATAATG CAGCTACACACATCTTCTTACGAGCAACAAGCAatgataattaaaaaaact ACGAGTGTTGACCAGAGGAACAGCATAATACACAACGCAATTGTGATATCACACGCACTGATGCAAGCAGGCACGTGTTGTGATACCTTTTTGAGAGACAATTTGACGTGGCTGTCCAAGGCAAACAACTGGTCGAAGTTTACAGCAACATCGTCGCTGGGAGTGATTCACAAG GGATTCAGTAAGGAGTCGATAAAGCTGTTGTCGTCATATTTGCCATCAGGTTCAGGAACAGCATCGTATTCAGAAGGAGGCTCGCTGTACGCACTAG GGCTGATACACTCAAACCACTTTGATGCACCGGCCAGAGACTTACTGCTGAACTCGCTGAGGAACGAAGAGGGAGAGGAGTCGCTACATCACGGAGCGGCCCTAGGATTAGGGCTAGTGTGTATGGGACAGTGCGACTTCG AACTGTACGAGGAGCTCAAGGGGCTTATGTTTAGAAACAGCGCAGTCCCAGGACAGGCAGCAGCCATAGCAATAGGATTACTGATGCTCG GCAGTGGGTCTGAGACCGTAGTGGATGAGCTATACACGTTCTCCTACGAGACTCAACACGAAAAGATAATAAGAGCATGTGTATTGGCAATAGCAATGGTGGTATACCAGAGAGAGAAACAC GCCGAcaacataataaataagcttTGTCACGACAATGATGCAATAATAAGATACGGTGGAATGTTCTGCTACGCAATGGCGTATTGCGGAACAGGATCG TCAACAGCAGTGAAGCACTTGCTTTACTCAGCAGTATCAGATGTGTCGGACGATGTTAGAAGAGCAGCAGTGATATCGCTGGGATTCGTGCTGTGTAACACACCAGACCAGGTGCCGAaggtgctgaagctgctaTCAGGCTCATATAACCCGCACGTGAGGTACGGAGTGACGCTGGCACTGGGAGTTAGTTGCGCAGCAACAGCGTCGCCAGAAGCAACGAAGATACTGCAGAGACTCTCAACAGATCGCAGTGAATTTGTTAGACAAG GAGCGTTTATTGGTTGGGGACTGGTGCTACAGCAGTCGAACTACGAAAGCCTATGCGAAGTGAACGGAGTCAGAGAAACTTACCTATCAGTGATAGGAGATAAGCACCAAGACGTAATGGCAAGGTTCGGAGCAATACTAGGACTGGGCCTGATGAGTGCAGGG GGCCAAAACTGTATAACGTCGCTGTACACATGTAGAGGGAACATGAGAAGGGAGGCGGTGATAGGCTTTCTGATGTTCTCGCAGATGTGGTACTGGCACTCCTTCATACACTTCGTGTGCATGACCTTCCAGCCGACCTGCTTCATAGGGCTCAACGAGGAGCTGCGCGTGCCGGTGGGATACAAGGTCCTGTGCACGGCGCCGCCAAAGCAGTTCGACTACATCCCGCCGATAAACAAAACGTCCTCGCAGGACAAGAAGGACGAGGTGACGGCGGTGCTCTCGGTGTCCGCGAAGAGGAACGCGTGGCTGTCCCATAAGACGAAGCCCGACGTCGAGGCGGAAAAGTCAGACAAGCCTACGCTGGACGACTCGTCGTCAGTGTTGTCGGACGGGAAGTCAATGAG GGCCGAGATTAGTAGCATTGCAGCGACACTGGGACACTCTAGCAGAGACTCGTGCGCAGGCTCGAGCGTGGACAACACGCACGACGTCTCAATGGCAAGCGATAGCGGCGACCTGTCAATATCGAAGATGGACATCTACGACGCGACgctggaggcgctgaagtCCAAGCACTTCGAGTCATTCACAGCGCAGCTCGAAAACCCGTGCAGAATGCTGCCGAGGCAGGCGCCCTTCTGCAACTGCAAGGATCAACGGTACGAGCCAGTATTCCCGGACAGGAACTACGGAATTACGCTGCTGGTCGACAGCTTGCCCAACGAGCCCGAAGAGTACCTCATATACGACGGCGGAGAGCCGGAGGCACCGCCGTTCACGCCCTTTGAGCTGACTGAGTGA
- a CDS encoding serine/threonine protein phosphatase, with the protein MAYQKIVSQQGDVPPPRFGHTSTSVGAGKVVLFGGAVGDVGRYTITADSYIYDVATNHWCKLHVENAPSPRAAHAAACVESMQVVIFGGATGGGALSSDDLFLLDLRRDKQLSWIIVPTTGRSPGRRYGHTMVFSKPNLILIGGNDGQQASNDVWVLNVENSPFSWNEVTFSSLRMPPRRVYHSADLCCEGPANGMVVIFGGRGSESKSLNDAWGLRQHRDGSWDWVEAPMKAGMMPDARYQHSCSFVGSKMVVMGGRGDTDLNKALPVSVYDTETLEWFNISSINRFRHSCWKFGPNLYIFGGFSHQAQKHPTCELKMFDCLSAFAEKAKSTPTLQPHQPDESAEMAGRMGVLFQTSPKAKEDILRKPQEREIRLSSHAHAVHGPISDFSHMVRKISIDRLEEEGRKINKPEASQKLRWQNANIDTVYDRIIVKLLNPNEQTFQKDSPFPIPYNDINILLTMVYHIIKQEETVLNLRTPIKKTIVYGDIHGQYNDLMRLFKLYKSPLDENLSEMLNIDGDIDSNDYLFLGDYVDRGFNSLEVICLLFALKCKYPTQIHLIRGNHEDPSINAVYGFQNECAKRLNEDVSSVYSCWQGFNKIFEIMPLGAVIEGRILCVHGGIGKTVETLDDIRGLKRPISVLPIPETREDQLLLDLLWSDPTDNDSMLGTVPNDTRDPEKAGFIVKFGPDRVLNFLTNNDLQLIIRAHECVMDGFERFAGGRLITLFSGSYTPSTDT; encoded by the exons ATGGCGTATCAGAAAATAGTATCACAACAGGGTGATGTTCCGCCTCCAAGATTCGGCCACACATCGACGTCAGTTGGAGCAGGGAAAGTTGTTTTATTCGGCGGAGCCGTAGGAG ATGTTGGAAGGTACACCATAACCGCAGATTCATATATCTATGACGTTGCCACGAACCACTGGTGTAAGCTGCACGTCGAGAACGCGCCGTCACCAAGAGCAGCCCACGCAGCAGCCTGCGTGGAGTCCATGCAGGTCGTGATATTCGGAGGAGCGACGGGAGGAGGAGCGCTTTCATCGGACGAC CTCTTCCTGCTGGACCTGAGGAGAGATAAGCAGCTCTCGTGGATCATAGTGCCCACCACGGGAAGATCCCCGGGAAGAAGGTACGGACACACCATGGTATTTTCGAAGCCGAACCTAATCCTGATCGGAGGAAACGACGG GCAACAAGCGAGCAACGACGTGTGGGTGTTAAACGTGGAGAACTCTCCGTTCAGCTGGAACGAAGTGACCTTTTCATCTCTGAGGATGCCGCCCAGGAGAGTGTATCACTCAGCAGAT TTATGCTGCGAGGGACCGGCCAACGGGATGGTAGTAATATTCGGAGGCAGAGGCTCAGAAAGTAAATCGTTGAACGACGCCTGGGGGCTCAGACAACACAGAGACGGCTCCTGGGACTGGGTGGAGGCACCAATGAAGGCAGGGATGATGCCAGACGCAAGATACCAGCACT CGTGCTCGTTCGTGGGCTCAAAGATGGTAGTAATGGGAGGAAGAGGTGACACAGACCTGAACAA GGCCTTGCCAGTTTCAGTTTATGACACGGAGACGCTGGAGTGGTTCAATATATCGTCTATCAACAga TTCCGTCACTCATGTTGGAAGTTTGGAcctaatttgtatatattcgGAGGATTCTCTCACCAGGCCCAGAAGCACCCAACCTGTGAATTGAAAATGTTCGATTGCCTAA GCGCATTCGCCGAAAAGGCAAAAAGCACACCCACCCTGCAACCGCATCAACCAGATGAGTCGGCAGAGATGGCAGGAAGGATGGGAGTATTGTTCCAGACCTCGCCGAAGGCGAAGGAGGATATTCTGAGAAAACCGCAGGAGAGGGAAATTAGACTATCATCACACGCTCACGCAGTACACGGACCAATTTCAGATTTCTCACACATGGTCCGAAAG ATATCTATCGACCGCcttgaagaagaaggtagaaaaataaataagccGGAGGCAAGCCAGAAGTTACGCTGGCAAAACGCGAACATAGACACAGTGTATGATCGAATAATTGTGAAGTTACTGAATCCGAACGAGCAGACGTTTCAAAAAGACTCTCCATTTCCAATCCCATACAACGACATCAACATATTGTTAACAATG GTGTATCATATTATTAAGCAAGAGGAGACAGTTTTAAACCTGAGGACTCCAATAAAAA aaacCATAGTATACGGTGACATACACGGGCAATATAATGATCTGATGAGGCTATTTAAGTTATATAAGTCGCCACTGGATGAGAACCTGTCAGAGATGCTTAACATAGACGGCGACATAGACTCCAACGACTACCTGTTCCTAGGAGACTACGTAGACAGAGGGTTCAACTCATTGGAAGTAATATGTCTCCTCTTCGCACTCAAATGTAAATATCCGACACAGATCCACCTCATAAGAGGAAACCACGAGGATCCATCAATAAATGCAGTCTACGGCTTCCAAAATGAATGCGCAAAACGCCTTAACGAAGACGTTAGTAGCGTATACAGCTGTTGGCAaggatttaataaaatattcgAAATCATGCCACTGGGAGCCGTAATAGAAGGAAGAATCTTGTGTGTCCACGGGGGGATAGGGAAGACAGTAGAGACCCTGGATGACATAAGAGGACTGAAGCGTCCAATATCAGTGTTGCCGATACCGGAGACGAGAGAG GATCAACTGTTACTGGACTTGCTGTGGTCTGACCCGACAGATAACGACTCCATGCTCGGAACAGTGCCTAACGATACTAGAGACCCAGAGAAGGCCGGGTTCATAGTTAAGTTTGGCCCGGACAGAGTACTAAACTTTTTAACGAACAACGATCTACAGTTAATAATAAG ggCACACGAATGCGTAATGGACGGGTTTGAAAGGTTTGCAGGGGGAAGGCTCATCACACTCTTCTCAGGTTCGTACACACCCAGCACCGATACATAG
- a CDS encoding 40S ribosomal protein S3 translates to MMGFAGKSKQKRFINDGVFNAELNEFLSRTLAEDGYSGVELRITPVRTEIIIRATRTREVLGEKARRIRELTSLVQKRFGFSSDSVELYAERVENRGLCAMAQAESLRYKLLKGLAVRRAAYGVLRHIMESGAKGCEVIVSGKLRAQRAKSMKFKDGYIISTGQPAQQYVNTAVRSVQLRQGVLGIKVKIMLPYDPEGRIGPSTLLPDTVTVLDPK, encoded by the exons ATGATGGGCTTTGCGGGA AAATCGAAGCAAAAACGCTTCATCAACGATGGTGTTTTTAACGCAGAATTAAACGAGTTCCTATCACGTACACTCGCAGAGGACGGATACTCGGGAGTGGAGCTAAGAATTACGCCAGTGAGAACGGAGATCATAATCAGAGCAACCAGGACCAGAGAAGTGCTCGGAGAAAAGGCAAGAAGAATAAGAGAGCTCACGTCACTGGTGCAAAAGAGGTTCGGATTCTCCTCAGACTCAGTGGAGCTATACGCAGAGAGAGTGGAGAACCGCGGACTCTGCGCAATGGCACAGGCAGAGTCGCTGAGGTataagctgctgaagggGCTCGCAGTCAGAAGAGCAGCCTACGGCGTTCTGAGGCACATCATGGAGTCAGGAGCCAAGGGATGCGAAGTCATAGTATCGGGCAAGCTGAGAGCACAAAGAGCAAAGAGCATGAAGTTTAAGGACGGATACATAATCTCGACAGGACAGCCGGCACAGCAGTACGTGAACACGGCAGTCAGGTCAGTGCAGCTGAGACAGGGCGTCCTGGGCATCAAGGTTAAAATCATGCTCCCGTACGACCCGGAGGGAAGGATCGGACCATCCACGCTCCTCCCAGACACAGTCACGGTTCTAGACCCAAAGTAG